From the genome of Sulfurovum sp. NBC37-1, one region includes:
- a CDS encoding bifunctional 3,4-dihydroxy-2-butanone 4-phosphate synthase/GTP cyclohydrolase II gives MSDAIKRVEKAIDEIKRGRMVIMMDDEDRENEGDLVYAATFSTPELVNFMAKEARGLICTPITKEIAAKLDLMPMVDNNVSNHETAFTVSIDSANAETGISAAERDDCISKLANPLTVADDFVRPGHIFPLIAKDGGVLVRTGHTEGSVDLCKLAGLAPAGVICEIIKDDGTMARKDDLEVFSEKYDMPIVYISDIVEYRLANEKLVKRVSNEESELKGIKVEKIVYSDHLDRCHTVIQFYKLHETANVKFHNIGTDIDLILDDKRFNALNHAIEYLKQNGGILVFLDTKTISQEQAKEFGVGAQILKDLGIKNINLITTSKDTEFVGLAGFGLDVVEKVEVV, from the coding sequence ATGTCAGACGCAATAAAAAGAGTAGAAAAAGCCATCGACGAGATCAAAAGAGGCAGAATGGTAATTATGATGGATGATGAGGATCGTGAGAATGAAGGTGATCTTGTCTATGCCGCTACTTTTTCGACACCCGAGCTTGTGAACTTCATGGCAAAAGAGGCTAGGGGGCTCATTTGTACACCTATTACCAAAGAGATTGCGGCCAAGCTTGACCTGATGCCGATGGTGGACAACAATGTCTCCAACCATGAGACGGCTTTTACCGTTTCCATAGACTCCGCCAATGCGGAAACCGGAATCTCGGCAGCTGAGAGAGATGACTGTATCTCGAAGCTTGCCAATCCGTTGACCGTGGCAGATGATTTCGTGCGTCCAGGGCATATCTTCCCGCTGATAGCAAAAGACGGCGGCGTGTTGGTAAGAACAGGGCATACTGAAGGTTCTGTCGACCTTTGCAAGCTTGCAGGCCTGGCGCCGGCAGGTGTCATCTGCGAGATCATCAAGGATGACGGTACAATGGCGCGCAAAGATGACCTTGAAGTCTTCTCGGAAAAATACGACATGCCTATCGTCTATATCTCCGACATCGTCGAGTACCGTCTGGCGAACGAAAAGCTTGTCAAACGTGTTTCGAATGAAGAGAGTGAACTCAAGGGGATAAAAGTAGAAAAGATCGTCTACAGTGACCATCTTGACCGCTGCCATACAGTGATACAGTTCTACAAACTGCATGAGACCGCCAATGTGAAGTTCCATAATATCGGGACCGATATTGACCTGATACTCGATGACAAGCGTTTCAACGCGCTTAACCATGCCATAGAATATTTGAAACAAAACGGCGGGATCCTGGTGTTTCTTGATACGAAGACCATTTCACAGGAACAGGCAAAAGAGTTCGGTGTCGGGGCACAGATACTCAAAGACCTGGGTATTAAGAACATCAATCTCATTACAACGAGCAAAGATACCGAATTTGTCGGGCTTGCAGGATTCGGGCTGGATGTTGTGGAAAAGGTAGAAGTGGTTTAG
- a CDS encoding response regulator transcription factor: MKILLLEDELMLQTAMVEYLTDSGYEVDAHEDGKEALESSLQNSYDLFIFDINTPSIDGLTLLDKLQTEKIFVPTIFISAITEIEQISKAYELGCYDYLKKPFHLKELTLHIERLLKMANIAPKCIVNISKMYSYDLERKRLLFDNEEQTLTLKQAQIIDLFASNINKIIDFDMLRHYVWEDANVDNATIRAEIHRVKKVLKEELVESLKGIGYRMTQKH; the protein is encoded by the coding sequence ATGAAGATCCTCTTGCTTGAAGATGAGCTGATGCTGCAGACAGCCATGGTTGAGTACCTGACGGACAGCGGATATGAAGTGGATGCCCATGAGGACGGAAAAGAGGCGCTTGAAAGCTCTCTGCAAAACAGTTACGACCTCTTCATCTTCGATATCAATACTCCATCCATAGACGGACTCACGCTTCTTGACAAGCTGCAGACGGAGAAAATTTTCGTCCCTACCATCTTCATCTCGGCGATCACCGAGATAGAACAGATATCAAAGGCGTATGAACTTGGATGCTACGACTACCTCAAAAAGCCTTTTCATCTCAAGGAACTCACATTACATATAGAACGGCTGCTCAAAATGGCCAACATCGCTCCCAAATGCATCGTCAATATCAGCAAGATGTACAGTTATGACCTGGAGCGTAAAAGACTGCTCTTCGACAATGAGGAGCAGACACTGACCCTCAAGCAGGCCCAGATCATCGATCTGTTCGCTTCCAACATTAACAAGATCATCGATTTTGACATGCTCAGACATTATGTCTGGGAAGATGCGAATGTGGACAATGCCACCATCAGAGCGGAGATACACAGGGTAAAGAAGGTCCTGAAAGAGGAGCTTGTAGAGAGTCTCAAAGGCATCGGTTACCGCATGACCCAGAAACACTGA
- a CDS encoding rhodanese-like domain-containing protein, with the protein MSDKTKEKIDVIIELNKEKENLGMVNLHQTRELLMDAGAILLDVRPPAKVNGENAQEANIANAYYTPYPEFASYLDELPSDHTSPIVIACVKGWFANRVMGYLEMMGYENVYVLDTNIEDLIEVHHAHADQ; encoded by the coding sequence ATGTCAGACAAAACAAAAGAAAAAATAGATGTAATTATTGAACTTAATAAAGAAAAAGAGAATCTTGGGATGGTAAACCTGCACCAAACCAGAGAACTGCTGATGGATGCAGGAGCAATACTGCTCGATGTACGTCCACCGGCAAAAGTAAACGGTGAGAATGCGCAGGAAGCGAACATTGCCAATGCGTACTATACGCCCTATCCTGAATTTGCGAGTTATCTTGACGAACTGCCGTCAGACCATACAAGTCCTATCGTCATCGCCTGTGTAAAAGGATGGTTCGCCAACCGTGTCATGGGATATCTTGAGATGATGGGGTATGAGAATGTCTATGTCCTCGATACAAATATCGAAGACCTCATTGAAGTGCACCACGCACATGCGGATCAGTAA
- a CDS encoding damage-control phosphatase ARMT1 family protein codes for MNIKPDCITCIMNQTLKVCKLLEVDDLTAKKLLDSTADILMAHDLSHTPPQIAKETYTKIAELTGVDDPVAKAKALATEMAMKVDTAFVQTLHDAVKFAVIGNVIDFGAQEQLNLDETIQTHFHRHFGIDDFNIFEEELESAKTLVYIGDNTGEHIFDKLLIETIKKKYDIEVYYFVRGTPIINDVTIKEAQILQPLATIVDTGVPTPGYDLCYANSPSKTLFDKADIVLAKGMGNFESLYDETDRIVYYLFIVKCNVVSEAIGQEVGELIFSRH; via the coding sequence TTGAACATCAAACCAGACTGTATCACCTGTATTATGAACCAGACACTCAAAGTGTGCAAACTCCTCGAAGTCGATGACCTTACCGCCAAAAAGCTTTTGGACAGCACAGCAGATATCCTCATGGCGCATGACCTTTCACATACACCTCCGCAGATAGCCAAAGAAACCTATACTAAAATTGCTGAACTGACAGGTGTGGATGATCCCGTAGCCAAAGCAAAAGCACTTGCTACCGAAATGGCGATGAAGGTCGATACCGCTTTCGTCCAGACACTGCACGATGCGGTGAAATTTGCTGTTATCGGAAATGTCATTGACTTTGGTGCACAGGAACAGCTAAATCTCGATGAAACCATACAGACACATTTCCATCGTCATTTCGGTATCGATGATTTCAATATATTCGAAGAAGAGCTCGAGTCGGCAAAAACACTCGTTTATATCGGTGACAATACAGGTGAACACATTTTTGACAAACTTCTCATTGAAACCATTAAAAAAAAGTATGATATTGAAGTGTACTATTTTGTCAGGGGTACCCCTATCATCAATGATGTTACGATCAAGGAAGCACAAATACTGCAGCCTCTCGCGACCATTGTTGATACAGGTGTACCGACACCGGGGTATGATCTGTGCTATGCCAACAGTCCATCAAAAACCTTATTCGATAAAGCGGATATTGTACTGGCCAAAGGCATGGGAAATTTTGAAAGTCTGTATGACGAGACAGACCGGATAGTCTACTATCTTTTCATCGTCAAATGCAATGTTGTTTCAGAAGCGATCGGCCAGGAAGTAGGAGAGTTGATCTTTAGCAGACATTGA
- a CDS encoding cache domain-containing protein yields MFSAFFKDKTITSLYLWGMLIVFLFVILFTTLVVYEEYSDLDKETATIRKQYLEQQKNTIKFDIDRVLKFIGHSYETWQDSLNEEKLKAQIINAIEELYGRPDGTGYVFIYDFNGTNLSDPIHLQNKGKNLYSFRDPNGVEVIKELIDVSQKPDGGFVNYMWIKPGTGVATPKLSYARAFKPWKWMVGTGVYLDEVEKLIAQRKEKLNTLLVKYMMDILTLTVIFLGIGFAGIAIINNIIRKEINTFSSFFKKAAKSHTTIDEDQIHLREFKHMVRYINDMVNSIHKRNEKLLEMNLTLEKRVEQKTEDLREKNRLLEKEKEFSESLVKAQDSFIKHSIHEINTPLAVIMMHIDMHKIKFGEDKYLSQIEAASKMIANIYDDLSYMVKKDRFEYDKKWISFSLFLEERIAFFAEIARGNKHRIISKIEPEITLCFSDIELQRIIDNNLSNAVKYAHRNSDIEVALERKEEGRTVLSFTTHSKPIEDTSLIFEPFHQEESVHGGFGLGLEIVRSICEKEGVEVEVISDTEITIFSYTFHNSTERSPDEDPLA; encoded by the coding sequence ATGTTCTCAGCTTTTTTTAAAGACAAAACCATAACATCCCTCTACCTGTGGGGAATGCTTATTGTCTTTCTGTTCGTCATATTGTTCACCACGTTGGTTGTGTATGAAGAATACAGTGACCTGGACAAAGAAACAGCTACGATACGAAAACAATATTTAGAACAACAGAAAAATACGATCAAATTCGATATTGACAGGGTGCTTAAATTTATCGGGCACAGTTATGAGACCTGGCAGGACTCTTTGAATGAAGAGAAGCTCAAAGCACAGATCATCAATGCCATAGAAGAATTGTATGGCCGTCCGGACGGAACGGGTTATGTCTTTATCTATGATTTCAACGGTACAAATCTCTCCGACCCGATACATCTACAAAACAAAGGGAAAAATCTTTATAGCTTCAGGGATCCCAACGGTGTGGAAGTCATCAAAGAACTCATCGATGTTTCGCAGAAACCCGATGGAGGCTTTGTGAACTACATGTGGATCAAACCGGGAACAGGTGTCGCTACCCCGAAACTCTCTTATGCCAGAGCCTTCAAACCATGGAAATGGATGGTGGGAACGGGTGTCTACCTCGATGAAGTCGAAAAGCTCATAGCGCAGAGAAAAGAAAAGCTCAATACCCTTCTGGTTAAATATATGATGGATATCCTTACGCTGACCGTTATCTTTTTAGGGATAGGTTTTGCCGGTATCGCCATCATCAACAACATTATTCGTAAAGAGATAAATACGTTCAGCTCCTTCTTTAAGAAAGCGGCCAAAAGCCATACCACGATCGATGAAGACCAGATACACCTGCGAGAGTTCAAGCATATGGTGAGGTACATCAATGATATGGTCAATTCCATCCATAAACGAAACGAAAAACTTCTGGAGATGAACCTGACACTTGAGAAGAGGGTGGAACAAAAGACTGAGGATCTCAGAGAAAAGAACAGGTTGCTTGAGAAGGAAAAGGAGTTCAGTGAATCTCTGGTGAAGGCACAGGACAGCTTTATCAAACACTCTATACACGAGATCAACACGCCCCTTGCAGTGATCATGATGCATATAGACATGCACAAGATCAAATTCGGGGAAGACAAATACCTCTCCCAGATAGAGGCTGCAAGCAAGATGATCGCCAATATCTATGACGATCTGAGCTATATGGTCAAAAAAGACCGTTTTGAGTACGACAAGAAATGGATCTCTTTTTCTCTTTTCCTTGAAGAGCGCATAGCATTTTTTGCGGAGATCGCCAGGGGAAACAAGCACAGGATCATCTCGAAGATTGAACCGGAGATTACACTCTGCTTCTCCGATATAGAGCTGCAGCGCATCATAGACAACAACCTGTCCAATGCAGTAAAATATGCTCACAGGAACAGTGATATAGAAGTTGCTTTGGAACGCAAAGAGGAAGGAAGAACAGTACTCTCCTTCACAACACATTCCAAGCCGATAGAGGACACCAGCCTGATCTTCGAGCCTTTTCACCAGGAAGAATCCGTACACGGCGGCTTTGGTCTGGGGTTGGAGATTGTCAGGTCCATCTGTGAAAAAGAAGGGGTTGAAGTCGAAGTGATATCGGACACTGAGATAACGATATTCAGCTATACTTTCCATAACAGTACCGAAAGGAGTCCCGATGAAGATCCTCTTGCTTGA
- a CDS encoding OprD family outer membrane porin, with amino-acid sequence MKLVKLSLAAILAMGIAYAHDEASTDGNVNHGSFAEVINDGDDSNGEIFGQARSFYVDRTYSYATKPDNNRNSLAIGGYIGYKTPVMSGFSAAAAVYGTYGFDIHDQSLEDDFRDGLGVTRYDPSLQGYNGDNYAFIGQAYLNYKTDNTNLKAGRMRLDTPLAGADDARMLPNLFEAALVSNTDIENTTLIAGHVFRETVGTFANVYMPHDRTKAGSMLALHSGYGLGAELGLSGDFVNMGTIALGDETQTGLDNSTAGVTAIAAIYSGIEGLKLQAWDYIGWDILNALYLQADYNFKVNEDVNMFVAGQYINESDIGSYLERLTGAGISSNYGAAKIGVKYAGLTVYAAYSISGDASGPANLGTITPWGGMPAFTQGMVTRHQFFADTDAWKVAATYNFKDMGLNLKATVYYTSFDVGADNAYSPGNSWTATEPGFDFIYTPESVKGLQLRFRGNFPDDFSSTGTGWDEYRLIANYNF; translated from the coding sequence ATGAAGTTAGTAAAATTAAGTCTTGCTGCTATTTTGGCAATGGGTATTGCTTATGCACATGACGAGGCAAGTACAGATGGAAACGTCAACCATGGATCATTTGCAGAAGTGATCAATGATGGAGATGACAGCAATGGAGAGATCTTTGGACAGGCAAGATCTTTCTATGTAGACAGAACATATAGCTATGCAACTAAACCAGATAACAACCGTAACTCTTTGGCTATAGGTGGTTATATTGGGTATAAAACACCGGTAATGAGTGGTTTTTCAGCCGCAGCAGCGGTATATGGAACTTATGGATTTGATATACATGATCAATCACTTGAAGATGATTTCCGTGATGGCTTAGGTGTTACAAGGTATGACCCATCCCTACAAGGATACAATGGTGACAACTATGCATTTATTGGACAGGCATACCTGAACTATAAAACAGACAATACGAACTTGAAAGCAGGTCGTATGAGACTTGATACACCGCTTGCAGGTGCAGATGATGCCAGAATGCTTCCAAACCTTTTTGAAGCAGCCTTGGTAAGTAATACGGACATTGAAAATACGACCTTGATTGCAGGACATGTGTTCAGAGAAACCGTTGGTACTTTTGCTAATGTTTATATGCCGCATGATCGTACAAAAGCAGGCTCAATGCTTGCATTGCATAGTGGTTACGGTTTAGGTGCAGAGTTGGGACTTAGTGGTGATTTTGTCAACATGGGTACGATCGCACTTGGTGATGAAACACAGACAGGATTGGACAACAGTACTGCTGGTGTGACAGCCATTGCAGCTATCTATAGTGGTATTGAAGGGCTTAAACTGCAAGCTTGGGATTATATCGGATGGGATATTCTGAATGCACTATATCTACAGGCTGACTATAACTTCAAAGTAAATGAAGATGTAAATATGTTCGTTGCTGGCCAGTATATTAACGAGAGTGATATCGGTAGCTATCTTGAGCGTTTGACCGGTGCAGGTATCAGCAGTAATTATGGTGCGGCAAAAATCGGTGTGAAGTATGCGGGACTTACTGTATATGCAGCATATTCAATTTCTGGTGATGCAAGTGGTCCTGCCAATCTTGGAACGATCACTCCCTGGGGTGGTATGCCGGCCTTTACTCAAGGAATGGTGACAAGACACCAGTTCTTTGCAGATACGGATGCGTGGAAAGTTGCTGCAACTTATAATTTCAAAGATATGGGATTAAACCTTAAAGCAACGGTATACTATACAAGTTTTGATGTAGGTGCTGATAATGCGTATAGTCCTGGAAACAGCTGGACAGCAACAGAACCGGGGTTTGACTTTATTTATACACCGGAATCCGTTAAAGGACTTCAGTTGAGATTTAGAGGAAACTTCCCAGATGATTTTTCATCTACTGGAACAGGATGGGATGAGTACAGACTTATCGCAAACTACAATTTTTAA
- a CDS encoding DUF485 domain-containing protein, whose translation MTKEQIEHVRNNPKYQKLVKERSRFAWTLSIIMLVVYYAFILTIAFDPSLLGIRMGDGVMTIGIPIGVAIIIIAFILTGVYVRRANSEFDELSHQVKEELKDIA comes from the coding sequence ATGACAAAAGAACAGATCGAACACGTTCGGAACAATCCGAAGTATCAGAAGCTCGTAAAAGAGAGAAGCAGGTTCGCCTGGACGCTCTCCATCATTATGCTGGTCGTCTACTATGCATTCATCCTGACGATTGCATTCGATCCGTCACTGTTGGGTATACGCATGGGTGACGGCGTCATGACCATCGGTATTCCTATCGGTGTGGCAATCATTATTATCGCATTTATTTTGACAGGTGTCTATGTCAGAAGGGCCAACAGTGAATTTGATGAACTCAGTCATCAGGTTAAAGAAGAGTTGAAGGATATTGCATAA
- a CDS encoding glutamine--tRNA ligase/YqeY domain fusion protein, with protein sequence MNESKDFLRTIVEEDLASGKFQEVHTRFPPEPNGFPHIGHAKSIVINFGIARDYHGRCNLRMDDTNPITEDTKYVEALKDAVHWLGFEWDDGIRHTSDYFPRLYDYAIQLIKMGKAYVDSLNEEEIREYRGTVTEPGRRSKYAERSVEENLDLLERMKKGEFKEGEHVLRAKIDMGAANMQLRDPLLYRIRHAHHHRTGDTWSIYPMYDFAHCLSDYIEGITHSFCTLEFENNRAIYDWVLDTLELEPPRPYQYEFARLAITYTVMSKRKLLELVNEGKVNGWDDPRMPTIAGYRRRGYTKESILNFCNQIGIAKANSTVDVAQLEFAIRDDLNTKVPRVMCVLDPLKISIENYEGSEEIDASYYPHDVPKEGSRKLPFSKEIYIEQDDFSENPPKGYFRLTPDQPVRLKHAYIITCKEVVKDAKGNIVEIKAEYHPDSKSGQDTSGIKVKSAIHWVDAKGAKRAEVRLYDRLFKEEAPKGMEDLNPDSLKVIEYALVEPAVITERPDERFQFERQGYFYADPLDYSDEHPVFNKIVALKDSWSKKRKAPDKAPKPQPKKVQIDGEVAPMNEAEQARFDKYTGELKLNSEVANTLARDEKLSKFFEEALSALKSPVSLANTVANEVARELKEKEIDALKFTPKQIAGLVKMIDEETISTKIAKQVFEEMTVSGKDPEKIVEEKGLVQISDPAQILPIIEEVMAKNPDNVAKFKDGNTKLLGFFVGQVLKSTGGKANPKVVNELVAKKLK encoded by the coding sequence ATGAATGAGAGCAAAGATTTTTTACGTACCATAGTGGAAGAGGACCTGGCATCAGGCAAGTTCCAGGAAGTTCATACAAGATTTCCTCCGGAGCCGAATGGGTTTCCGCATATCGGACATGCTAAATCTATCGTCATAAACTTTGGTATTGCGCGTGACTATCATGGACGCTGCAACCTCAGAATGGATGATACCAATCCGATCACAGAAGATACCAAGTACGTTGAAGCTCTCAAGGATGCCGTACATTGGCTCGGCTTCGAGTGGGATGACGGGATACGTCATACCTCTGACTATTTCCCCAGGTTGTACGACTATGCCATTCAACTCATTAAAATGGGCAAGGCATATGTCGACAGCCTGAACGAAGAGGAGATACGCGAGTACAGGGGGACCGTAACAGAGCCTGGAAGACGCAGCAAGTATGCCGAGCGCAGTGTTGAAGAAAATCTGGATCTTCTCGAAAGAATGAAAAAGGGTGAGTTCAAAGAGGGAGAGCATGTTCTTCGTGCAAAGATCGATATGGGTGCGGCCAATATGCAGCTGCGCGATCCGCTCCTCTATCGTATCAGACATGCACACCATCACAGAACAGGGGATACATGGTCCATTTATCCTATGTATGACTTTGCCCACTGTCTTTCTGACTATATTGAAGGTATTACACACTCTTTTTGTACCCTGGAATTTGAGAACAACCGTGCCATTTATGACTGGGTCCTCGATACGCTGGAGCTTGAACCGCCGCGTCCCTACCAGTATGAATTTGCAAGGCTTGCTATCACTTACACGGTGATGAGCAAAAGAAAACTTTTGGAACTGGTCAATGAAGGAAAGGTCAATGGATGGGATGATCCCCGTATGCCGACCATCGCCGGATACAGAAGGAGAGGGTACACAAAGGAATCCATCTTGAACTTCTGCAACCAGATAGGTATCGCAAAAGCGAATTCGACGGTAGACGTCGCACAGCTTGAATTTGCCATCAGGGACGACCTCAATACAAAAGTGCCGCGTGTGATGTGTGTGCTTGACCCGCTCAAGATTTCCATTGAAAATTATGAAGGTTCTGAAGAGATCGATGCGTCCTATTATCCGCATGATGTACCCAAAGAGGGTTCAAGAAAACTGCCTTTTTCAAAAGAGATCTATATAGAGCAGGATGACTTCAGTGAGAACCCGCCAAAAGGGTACTTCAGACTTACGCCTGATCAGCCGGTAAGACTGAAACATGCCTATATTATCACCTGTAAAGAGGTGGTGAAAGATGCCAAGGGCAATATCGTTGAAATCAAAGCGGAGTACCATCCCGACTCCAAAAGCGGGCAGGACACAAGCGGCATCAAGGTCAAAAGTGCGATCCACTGGGTGGATGCGAAGGGAGCGAAGAGAGCGGAAGTCAGACTCTATGACAGGCTCTTTAAAGAGGAAGCTCCCAAAGGGATGGAAGATCTCAACCCTGATTCTTTGAAGGTGATAGAGTATGCACTTGTCGAACCGGCAGTCATCACGGAAAGACCCGATGAAAGGTTCCAGTTTGAAAGACAGGGGTATTTCTATGCCGATCCGCTTGACTACAGTGATGAGCACCCAGTGTTTAACAAGATCGTCGCACTTAAGGACTCCTGGAGCAAAAAAAGAAAAGCTCCTGATAAGGCACCCAAGCCTCAACCAAAAAAAGTGCAGATAGACGGTGAAGTAGCTCCAATGAACGAAGCCGAGCAGGCACGCTTCGACAAGTATACAGGTGAACTGAAACTGAACAGTGAAGTGGCCAATACACTGGCACGTGACGAGAAACTTTCCAAGTTTTTTGAAGAGGCACTCTCTGCACTTAAGAGTCCTGTATCACTTGCAAATACCGTAGCGAACGAGGTTGCCAGAGAGTTGAAGGAAAAAGAGATCGATGCGCTGAAATTCACGCCAAAGCAGATTGCAGGGCTGGTGAAAATGATCGATGAGGAGACGATCTCAACAAAAATCGCCAAACAGGTATTTGAAGAGATGACAGTTTCCGGAAAAGATCCGGAAAAGATCGTCGAAGAAAAAGGCCTTGTACAGATCAGTGATCCTGCTCAAATTCTGCCTATCATTGAAGAGGTCATGGCAAAAAATCCGGATAACGTTGCCAAGTTCAAAGATGGAAACACCAAGCTGTTGGGCTTTTTTGTAGGGCAGGTACTCAAAAGTACAGGGGGCAAAGCGAATCCTAAAGTGGTAAATGAACTTGTAGCCAAAAAGCTAAAATAA
- a CDS encoding cation acetate symporter, producing the protein MKKFLFISLTLLLGAAAVASGTIEGEVQKQPLNISAIIMFFIFVSGTLGITYWAAKRTKTAKDFYTAGGGITGFQNGMAIAGDYMSAASFLGISGLVYLKGYDGLIYSIGFLVGWPVILFLISERLRNLGKYTFADVAAYRLKQTPIRTLAALGSIATVILYLIAQMVGAGKLIQLLFGLPYELAVVLVGALMILYVTFGGMLATTWVQIIKAGLLLSGATFMAIAVMAHFGFSLEALFAKAVEVHPKHQAIMAPGGLVSDPVSAISLGIALMFGTAGLPHILMRFFTVADAKEARKSVFFATGFIGYFYILTFIIGFGAIVMVLNNPQYLDVAKQAISGGSPILGGNNMAAIHLSHAVGGNFFLGFISAVAFATILAVVSGLTLAGASAISHDLYANVFKRGEVDEVKEMKVSKIATVILGIITIILGIAFEKQNIAFVVGLAFAIAASANFPVLFLSMFWSKLTTRGAVIGGSLGLATAVMLVILGPIVWVQIFGYETPIFPYKYPALFSVTVAFVGIWFFSITDNSENAKLEREAFEAQDIRSQTGIGAEGASAH; encoded by the coding sequence ATGAAAAAGTTTCTGTTTATATCATTGACACTTCTGTTGGGTGCGGCCGCGGTGGCATCGGGTACGATTGAAGGCGAGGTGCAGAAGCAGCCGTTGAATATCTCGGCCATCATCATGTTCTTTATTTTCGTGAGCGGTACGCTCGGTATTACCTACTGGGCGGCAAAAAGAACGAAAACTGCGAAGGACTTCTATACTGCCGGTGGCGGGATCACCGGCTTTCAGAACGGTATGGCGATCGCAGGTGACTATATGTCGGCGGCTTCGTTCCTGGGTATTTCCGGCTTGGTCTATCTGAAAGGATATGACGGACTGATCTATTCCATCGGTTTCCTTGTCGGCTGGCCTGTCATTCTTTTCCTTATTTCAGAGAGACTGAGAAACCTCGGTAAGTACACTTTCGCCGATGTTGCAGCCTACAGACTCAAGCAGACACCCATCAGAACACTGGCAGCACTCGGTTCCATCGCGACGGTCATTCTTTACCTGATTGCCCAGATGGTTGGTGCGGGTAAACTGATCCAGCTGCTGTTCGGTCTTCCGTATGAGCTGGCGGTTGTTCTCGTCGGTGCACTGATGATCCTCTATGTGACGTTCGGTGGTATGCTGGCGACTACCTGGGTACAGATCATCAAAGCGGGACTGCTGCTTTCGGGTGCGACGTTCATGGCGATCGCAGTTATGGCTCACTTCGGGTTCTCGCTTGAGGCGCTGTTTGCCAAAGCGGTAGAAGTGCATCCGAAACATCAGGCCATCATGGCGCCTGGAGGACTGGTTTCAGACCCTGTTTCAGCGATCTCGCTCGGTATCGCGCTGATGTTCGGTACAGCGGGACTTCCTCACATCCTGATGAGATTCTTTACCGTTGCCGATGCCAAAGAGGCGAGAAAATCAGTCTTTTTTGCAACCGGTTTCATCGGGTATTTCTATATCCTGACTTTCATCATCGGTTTTGGTGCGATCGTTATGGTACTCAACAACCCTCAGTATCTTGATGTAGCAAAGCAGGCGATCAGCGGCGGTTCACCGATACTTGGCGGTAACAACATGGCTGCGATCCACCTCTCCCATGCAGTGGGCGGGAACTTCTTCCTTGGGTTCATCTCGGCGGTAGCGTTCGCGACGATCCTTGCGGTCGTTTCAGGCCTGACACTTGCGGGTGCTTCGGCGATCTCGCACGACCTCTACGCCAACGTGTTTAAAAGAGGCGAGGTAGACGAGGTCAAAGAGATGAAAGTCTCCAAGATAGCGACCGTGATCCTTGGTATCATCACGATCATTCTGGGTATCGCATTTGAAAAGCAGAACATCGCTTTCGTGGTCGGTTTGGCATTCGCCATCGCAGCATCGGCAAACTTCCCGGTACTCTTCCTCTCCATGTTCTGGAGCAAGCTGACCACAAGAGGTGCGGTCATCGGTGGAAGTCTCGGACTTGCAACGGCAGTCATGCTTGTGATCCTCGGTCCGATCGTATGGGTGCAAATCTTCGGCTATGAAACACCGATCTTCCCGTACAAGTATCCGGCACTCTTCTCTGTGACGGTAGCGTTCGTGGGTATCTGGTTCTTCTCCATCACTGACAACAGTGAAAATGCGAAACTGGAGAGAGAAGCCTTCGAAGCGCAGGATATCCGTTCACAGACAGGTATCGGTGCAGAAGGTGCCTCGGCACACTAA